The Acidimicrobiales bacterium region CAGGCATCGGTGTCTCCTCGCAGGGCGGCCAGTCCGGGCAGGTCCCCCCGTTCGAGCAGTTCGAGCGATGCGCCCCCGCCGGTGGAGATGTGGTCGATGTCGTCGGCGAGGCCGAACTCGGCGACCGCGGCGGCCGAGTCGCCACCACCGACGACGGTGAAGCCGCGGCAGTCGGCCACGGCCTGGGCCACGGTGCGGGTCCCGGCCGCGAAGCGGGGGTCCTCGAACACACCCATGGGGCCGTTCCAGAACACGGTGCGGGCCTCGGCGATGACGTCGGTGAACTCGGCCGCGGTGCCGGGACCGATGTCGAGGCCCTTCCACCCGTCGGCCAGGTTGGTTCCCGCCTGGCGCACCTCTCCCCCGGCGTCGGGATCGCCGATGGTGCCGTCGGGGCCCATGGCGGTGATGTCGGAGGGAAGCTGGATCTTGCCCGATTCGAGCAGGCGAGCGCAGGTGTCGACCTGGTCGGCTTCGAGCAGCGACGAGCCGACCGAACGCCCCTTGGCGGCGAGGAAGGTGAAGCACATGCCGCCGCCGATGAGCAGGGTGTCGACCACGTCCATCAACGCCTCGATGACGCCCAGCTTGTCGCTGACCTTGGACCCGCCGAGCACGGCGACAAAGGGTCGGTTCGGCCGGTCGCGCAACCCGAGCAGCACCTCGACCTCGGTGGCCAGCAGGCGTCCGGCGGCGCTGGGCAGGTGCTGGGGCGGCCCGACGATCGACGCGTGGCTGCGGTGCGACGCCCCGAACGCGTCGTTCACGTAGAGGTCCTGGCCCTGGATCAGGCGCTGCACGAAGGCGGCGTCGTTGGCGGTCTCGCCGGGGTCGAAGCGCAGGTTCTCCATCAGCTCGACCCCCGGTGCCAGCTCGGCCAGGCGGGCCCGCACCGGGTCCATCGTGTACTTGGGATCGGGTTCGCCCTTGGGACGACCGAGGTGGCTGCAGGCGGTGACCGTCGCTCCGCGCTCCTGGAGCCACCCGATCGTCGGCAGCGCGGAGCGGATCCGCAGGTCGTCGGTGATCTCGCCGTTGCGCAACGGCACGTTGAAGTCGGCGCGCAGCAGGACCCGCCGCCCGTCGAGATCGCCGAGGTCTTCGAGTTGGGGAACCGACACGGCGCGATCAGCTCTGGTTGGCTGCGCCGATGACGAGGCCGAGGTCGACGAGGCGGTTGGAGTAGCCCCACTCGTTGTCGTACCAGCCGAGCACCTTGACCAGGTTGCCCATGGCCATCGTCAGCGGAGCGTCGAAGGTGCACGATGCCGGCGACCCGACGATGTCGGTGGAGACGAGCGGCGCCTCGGAGTACTCGAGCACCCCGGCCAGCGGGCCGCTGTCGGCCGCGGCCCGGAACGCCTCGTTGACCTCGTCGGCGGTCACCTCGCGCTCGAGGGTGCCGACGAAGTCGGTGATCGAACCCGTCGGCACCGGCACCCGCAGCGCGGTGCCGTCGAGGCGCCCCTGCATCGACTCCATGACCAGGGCGGTGGCGCGGGCGGCGCCGGTGTTGGTGGGCACGATGTTGATCGCCGCCGCCCGGGCCCGGCGCAGGTCCTTGTGGGGCCCGTCGACCAGCATCTGGTCGCCGGTGTAGGCGTGAACGGTGGTCATGAACCCCTGCTGGACCCCGAAGGCGTCGTCGAGCACCTTGACCAGCGGCACGAAGCAGTTGGTGGTGCACGATGCGTTGGAGACGACCTTGTGGGTGTCGGGGTCGAAGGTGTCGTCGTTGACCCCCATCACGAAGGTGGCGTCGGCTCCCGAGGACGGCGCCGACACGATCACGAACGGCGCGCCGCCGTCGAGGTGGGCGGCCGCCGCGTCGCGGCTGGTGAAGATGCCGGTCGACTCGATGACCACGTCGACGCCGAGGTCGCCCCACGGCAGGCTGCCGGGGTCGCGCTCGGACAGCACCTTGATCGCGTCGCCGTCGACGCGGAGCCCGTCGTCGTCGACGGTCACGTCGGCGTCGAGCTGGCCCATGACCGAGTCGTACTGCAGGAGGTGGGCCATGGTGTCCTTGTCGCCCAGGTCGTTGACGGCGACGATGTCGAGGTCGGCACCCTGTTCCTTGGCGGCCCGGTAGAAGTTGCGCCCGATGCGCCCGAAGCCGTTGATCCCGACACGAACACTCATGTGGTCTGTCCTCCTTGGGGGGTCATGTGGGTCTCCATCCGATCACGTCCGGCGAGGCGGTGCCAATGGCAGGGCGAGGCCGGCCCCTCAGCGGTCGATGTCGCGGTGGGTGACCGAGGCGTTGAGCCCGTGGGCGCTCATGCGCTCGGCCAGCTCCTCGGCCAGCACCACCGAACGGTGCCGCCCACCGGTGCAGCCCAGCGCCACGGTGAGGTAGGACTTGCCTTCGCGCAAGAAGGCGGGCACCACGACCTCGAGCACCGAGTCGAACCCGTCGAGGAACGAGGCGGCCTCGTCCTGGCCGAGCACGAAGTCGCGGACCGCGGGGTCGAGCCCGGTGTGGGCCTGCAGCTCGGGAACCCAGTGGGGGTTGGGCAGGAACCGGCAGTCGAACACGATGTCGACGTCGAGGGGCAGCCCGTGCTTGTAGCCGAAGGAGATGACGCTGGTGCGCAGCTGCGAGGCGGGATCGGACTCGTCGCCGAAGAGGGTGATCATCCGCTCGCGGAGCTGGTGGACGTTGAGGTCGCTGGTGTCGACCACGACGTCGGCCTCGGCCTTGACCGGGTCGAGCAGCACCCGCTCGCGGTCGATGGCGTCGACGATCGTCTGCTCGTCGCTGAGGGGGTGGCGGCGCCGGGTGCTCTCGTAGCGCTGGACCAGCACGCTGGTGGACGCCTCGAGGAACAGGATCCGCACCGGGGTGTCGCCGGCACGGACCTGGCGCAGCGCGGGCAGCACGTCCTCGAAGCCGGGGCCGGTGCCGACCACCAGCACGACCTGGGAGAACTCCGAGCGGGGGGCCGAGGCCAGCTCGGCGACCTTGGGGATGAGCTGGGGCGGCAGGTTGTCGATCACGAACCACCCCAGGTCCTCGAGGTGGTCGGCGGCGAGGGACCGGCCCGCGCCGGACAGCCCGGTGATGACGATGAACTCGCTGGTCGGTGTCCCCTCGCTCACGGTCGCCACACCACCGCAGCGTAGTGGTGCCACCCCTCAGCGCGGCACCTTGGCGGTGACCAGCACCAGCAGGCGCGGGATCGTCGCCGCCGCCTCGTACTCGGCCGCCTGGGCGAGGAATCCCGGGGGCGGTGCCGGTTCCACCATGTTGGTGATGACCAGGCCGTTGTCGGCCAGCGCGTTGACATAGCGGCTGAGGGGCCGGTGGATGAAGGGGATGAACACGCCCTTTTCGACCTCTTCGATCGTGGCGTCCTCGACCAGGTACGGGCCGATCCGCCAGTACTGCTCGGGCGGGTCGAGGATCTGGTCGTCGATCCAGCCGCTGTCGGGTGTCTGCAACAGGGGATGGTTGAGAAAGAACAGGAACCGGCCGCCGGGGCGCAGCACGCGGGCGACCTCGGCGATGGCCTCGTCGACCGATTCGATGTGCTCGAACACCAAACAGGCCACCGCGGTGTCGAAGCTGGCGTCGGGGAACGGCAACCGGTCGGCCCCCGCCCGGGCGTAGGTCGCTCCCCCGCCGCGCTCGGCCGCCACCGTCACCTGGGCCCAGGTCGGGTCGATGCCCACCGCGGTGCGGGCGCCGACCCGAAGCGCCAGGCGGGCCACCTGGCCCTCGCCGCAGCCGACGTCGAGCACGTCGCCCGCGCCGTCGAGCAGCTCGGCGGCGAGCGGCAGGATCTGTTCGGTGTACTCCGGGTCGGCCCCCTCGGAGAACCCGTCCTGCCACCAGCCGGCATGGGCCTCCCAGAGACCGCCGCCCGGGTCAGTCACGGACCCGCACGATGGTCGACTGGCTGGCGGTGGCCATGAGCCTGCCGTCCTCGGACCACTGGTGCACCAGGCCGTGGGCGAAGCCGTTGGCCATGGCGTGAACCCGGATGTCGAGCAGCACCCACTCGGTGGGGACCGGCGACACGATGCGGATCGTGTTGTCGAGGCTGTTGCCGCCCGCGTCGCGACCGAGCGCGGCACCGATGCCGCCGGGGACGAAGTCGCCGAGGACCGCGAGGGCGACCGCTTCCATGTCGATCCCCTCGGGCACCCGTACCCAGATGGCGCTGCGCCCGTCCACGGTGGGATCGGCATCACCGTCGACGGGGACGGCGATCCGCTCCTCGAACCGGGTGTGGATCCAGTCGCCCTCGAGGTGGCGCCACCTGGGCCGGGGCGGGCACTCGTCGGGCGGTTTGACCTCGGGCCGCTGGGCCCACTCGCCGCCGATCTCCACGGGCCGCGCACCGAGCGCGGCGTTGACGGTGAGGATCTCGGTGTCGCCGACGTGGGCGACCGCCCGGGCCTGGCTCACCTGCTTGCCCGACACCGCCACCCGCACGTCGATGTCGAGGATCGACGGCGGCCGGGCGTAGGAGAGGTACTGGGCGGCCGCCCAGACCACCGGGCGGCCGGTGGTGCCCTCCAACGCGGAGATGGCGGCGCCGAGGCCGCACCCCCCGAAGAGAAAGCCGCCGCCGGTGCTGATGCCGGGGGTGATCGGCAGGATCCAGCGGTTGGGGTTGTGGGTGGGTTCGAGTCCGAGCCAGGTGCGAGCGTCCATCGCTGGGGAATGCTACGGCGCGTTTCGCGGCGACCGGTCCGGGCGGGCGTGGACCTTGTCGTGCACGGCCTCGGCCACCGCGTCGGGCAGCCACGACAGTGCCTTGAGGTCGTCGAGCGAGGCCCGCTTCACCGCGTTGACCCCACCCATCTCCTTGACGAGTCGCTTCTTGCGGGTCGGTCCCAACCCGGCGATGTCGTCGAGGGCCGAACGGGTCATCCGCTTGTTGCGAAGCTGGCGGTGGTAGCTGATGGCGAAGCGGTGGCTCTCGTCGCGCAGCCGTTGGAGCAGGTACAGGGCTTCGGACTGGCGCGGGAGCCGGACCGGGTCGGGCTGACCCGGCAGGTACACCTCCTCGAACTGCTTGGCCAGCGACGCCACCGGGATCTCGTCGTCGAGCCCGAGGTCCTGGAGGACCCGCTGGGCCACGCCGAGCTGGCCCTTGCCGCCGTCGACGACCAACAGGTTGGGCGGGTACCGGAACTTGCCGTCGCGCTCGGCCACCGGTGTCTCGCGCTCTTCGAGGTAGCTGCGGAAGCGCCGGGTGAGCACCTCTTCCATGGCGGCGTAGTCGTCGTTGCCGGGGACGTCGCGGATCTTGAACCGGCGGTACTCGCTCTTCTTGGGCAGGCCGTCCTCGACCACCACCATCGAGCCGACGTAGTCCGAGCCCTGGATGTGGCTCATGTCGTAGCACTCGATGCGCAGCGGCGGATCGGGGAGGCCGAGCTGTTCCTGCAGCTCGTTGAGGGCCTGGGCCCGGGTGTTGTGGTCCGACGCCCGCCGC contains the following coding sequences:
- a CDS encoding phosphoglycerate kinase, with the protein product MSVPQLEDLGDLDGRRVLLRADFNVPLRNGEITDDLRIRSALPTIGWLQERGATVTACSHLGRPKGEPDPKYTMDPVRARLAELAPGVELMENLRFDPGETANDAAFVQRLIQGQDLYVNDAFGASHRSHASIVGPPQHLPSAAGRLLATEVEVLLGLRDRPNRPFVAVLGGSKVSDKLGVIEALMDVVDTLLIGGGMCFTFLAAKGRSVGSSLLEADQVDTCARLLESGKIQLPSDITAMGPDGTIGDPDAGGEVRQAGTNLADGWKGLDIGPGTAAEFTDVIAEARTVFWNGPMGVFEDPRFAAGTRTVAQAVADCRGFTVVGGGDSAAAVAEFGLADDIDHISTGGGASLELLERGDLPGLAALRGDTDA
- the gap gene encoding type I glyceraldehyde-3-phosphate dehydrogenase → MSVRVGINGFGRIGRNFYRAAKEQGADLDIVAVNDLGDKDTMAHLLQYDSVMGQLDADVTVDDDGLRVDGDAIKVLSERDPGSLPWGDLGVDVVIESTGIFTSRDAAAAHLDGGAPFVIVSAPSSGADATFVMGVNDDTFDPDTHKVVSNASCTTNCFVPLVKVLDDAFGVQQGFMTTVHAYTGDQMLVDGPHKDLRRARAAAINIVPTNTGAARATALVMESMQGRLDGTALRVPVPTGSITDFVGTLEREVTADEVNEAFRAAADSGPLAGVLEYSEAPLVSTDIVGSPASCTFDAPLTMAMGNLVKVLGWYDNEWGYSNRLVDLGLVIGAANQS
- the rapZ gene encoding RNase adapter RapZ, whose product is MATVSEGTPTSEFIVITGLSGAGRSLAADHLEDLGWFVIDNLPPQLIPKVAELASAPRSEFSQVVLVVGTGPGFEDVLPALRQVRAGDTPVRILFLEASTSVLVQRYESTRRRHPLSDEQTIVDAIDRERVLLDPVKAEADVVVDTSDLNVHQLRERMITLFGDESDPASQLRTSVISFGYKHGLPLDVDIVFDCRFLPNPHWVPELQAHTGLDPAVRDFVLGQDEAASFLDGFDSVLEVVVPAFLREGKSYLTVALGCTGGRHRSVVLAEELAERMSAHGLNASVTHRDIDR
- a CDS encoding class I SAM-dependent methyltransferase encodes the protein MTDPGGGLWEAHAGWWQDGFSEGADPEYTEQILPLAAELLDGAGDVLDVGCGEGQVARLALRVGARTAVGIDPTWAQVTVAAERGGGATYARAGADRLPFPDASFDTAVACLVFEHIESVDEAIAEVARVLRPGGRFLFFLNHPLLQTPDSGWIDDQILDPPEQYWRIGPYLVEDATIEEVEKGVFIPFIHRPLSRYVNALADNGLVITNMVEPAPPPGFLAQAAEYEAAATIPRLLVLVTAKVPR
- a CDS encoding thioesterase family protein, which produces MDARTWLGLEPTHNPNRWILPITPGISTGGGFLFGGCGLGAAISALEGTTGRPVVWAAAQYLSYARPPSILDIDVRVAVSGKQVSQARAVAHVGDTEILTVNAALGARPVEIGGEWAQRPEVKPPDECPPRPRWRHLEGDWIHTRFEERIAVPVDGDADPTVDGRSAIWVRVPEGIDMEAVALAVLGDFVPGGIGAALGRDAGGNSLDNTIRIVSPVPTEWVLLDIRVHAMANGFAHGLVHQWSEDGRLMATASQSTIVRVRD